One window from the genome of Gimesia aquarii encodes:
- a CDS encoding ComF family protein, which yields MKYLGIQQIQSQSIHWLQTGRNFIYPPRCSLCGNAKICSGSDCGEQIERIAPQIEQACDRCGAPAGPYLDTSQGCSYCKNERFLFSRAIALGKYQGSLREFILKLKQNHGAHLGGDLGNLLYYRNQQTFEKLATDLIIPVPLYWTARLHRAHNPASIIAEVLSHRLQAKYSGNILAKRKRTVAQASLTPSNRRKNLRNAFEIRRKKQVVGKTILLVDDVMTTGSTANAVTRVLLDAGAKEINVAVIARAPGV from the coding sequence ATGAAATATTTGGGGATTCAACAGATTCAAAGCCAGTCAATACACTGGCTGCAAACCGGGAGAAACTTTATCTACCCTCCTCGTTGCTCTCTCTGTGGAAACGCAAAGATTTGTTCTGGATCGGACTGTGGTGAACAGATCGAACGAATTGCTCCACAAATAGAACAGGCCTGTGATCGATGTGGTGCCCCTGCAGGTCCGTACCTGGATACTTCGCAAGGCTGCAGTTACTGTAAAAATGAACGTTTTTTATTTTCACGTGCGATAGCTCTGGGGAAATATCAGGGCTCTCTACGTGAATTTATCTTAAAGTTGAAACAAAACCACGGGGCCCATTTAGGAGGTGATCTGGGTAATCTATTATATTACCGAAATCAACAGACGTTCGAGAAACTCGCTACCGATTTGATCATTCCGGTTCCCCTGTATTGGACGGCACGCTTACACCGCGCTCATAATCCAGCTAGTATCATTGCAGAGGTGCTCTCACACCGCTTGCAAGCAAAATACTCTGGGAATATACTCGCAAAACGGAAACGGACTGTCGCACAGGCCAGTCTGACTCCTTCAAATAGAAGAAAAAACTTAAGAAACGCATTTGAAATTCGCAGAAAAAAACAGGTAGTTGGGAAGACAATCTTGCTAGTTGATGATGTCATGACTACTGGTTCAACTGCGAACGCTGTGACTCGCGTGCTGCTAGATGCAGGTGCGAAAGAAATTAATGTTGCAGTGATTGCCAGGGCACCGGGTGTTTGA
- a CDS encoding acyl-CoA thioesterase, producing MSASHEMEIRVRYSETDAMGFLHHGNYFSYFEMGRTELFRSQGGNYREMEEKGYLLVVSKIECRYRRPARYDDVLTLRTTLSKVTGAKLEHDYELFRDGESIAAAHSVIACVDREGNIQRMPAALEQLGTEAS from the coding sequence ATGTCTGCCTCTCATGAGATGGAAATCCGCGTTCGCTATAGTGAAACTGACGCGATGGGTTTTCTTCACCATGGAAATTATTTCAGCTATTTCGAAATGGGCCGTACTGAACTCTTTCGCTCTCAAGGGGGTAATTACCGTGAAATGGAAGAGAAAGGGTACCTGCTCGTTGTCTCAAAAATTGAATGTCGTTACAGACGGCCTGCTCGCTATGATGATGTGTTGACACTCAGAACCACACTCTCCAAAGTCACTGGTGCCAAACTGGAGCATGATTACGAACTTTTCCGCGATGGTGAATCCATTGCGGCTGCACATAGCGTAATCGCTTGTGTCGATCGCGAGGGAAACATTCAGCGAATGCCAGCCGCCCTCGAACAACTGGGCACAGAAGCCTCGTGA
- a CDS encoding alpha/beta hydrolase, giving the protein MTTIFARFFIGIFLFSIIVYFIPEPVRTSAKAQLDTDYNSSDIPAMPSDLKIFDSISYREGKKKAWKLDLIMQKEKGPQKRPAIVFVHGGGWHGGDKGRGFFRTGAIEYARKGYVCVSVNYRLSDEAPFPACVEDVKCAVRWLRAHAEKYHVDPERIGGYGNSAGAHLVCMLGLVKKNANMEGDGPWQEYSSQLNAVCAAATPTDFTNWPGGFETKSSLRQLLKAPNTNIHEQAAKASPINHVHSKAPPFLLFHGIQDHLVDVSQADHFVEALKSAGAKDINYHRFEASGHGVFSQCRKKTHRLMEEFFARTLMKQERSLSQAQP; this is encoded by the coding sequence ATGACTACGATATTTGCCCGTTTTTTCATTGGGATCTTCTTATTCTCAATTATTGTTTACTTCATTCCCGAGCCTGTGAGGACCTCTGCCAAAGCACAGCTTGACACTGATTATAATTCCTCAGATATCCCAGCAATGCCAAGCGATCTCAAAATCTTCGACAGCATCTCCTATCGTGAAGGAAAGAAAAAAGCGTGGAAGCTGGATCTCATCATGCAGAAGGAAAAAGGGCCCCAAAAACGCCCTGCGATCGTTTTTGTTCACGGCGGTGGCTGGCATGGTGGAGATAAAGGGCGTGGTTTCTTTCGTACGGGAGCCATTGAATATGCCCGCAAAGGATATGTCTGCGTTAGTGTTAATTATCGTTTGAGTGATGAAGCTCCATTCCCCGCATGTGTGGAAGATGTGAAGTGTGCTGTTCGCTGGCTTCGAGCCCATGCAGAGAAATATCATGTCGATCCGGAACGGATTGGCGGCTATGGAAATTCGGCAGGCGCACACCTTGTCTGCATGTTGGGGTTAGTCAAAAAAAATGCAAATATGGAAGGAGATGGTCCCTGGCAAGAATATTCGAGCCAGTTAAATGCGGTTTGCGCAGCTGCTACACCCACTGACTTTACCAACTGGCCTGGTGGCTTTGAAACGAAATCTTCACTCAGACAATTATTAAAGGCTCCTAATACGAATATTCATGAACAGGCTGCCAAAGCGTCTCCGATAAACCATGTCCACTCGAAAGCACCACCATTTCTGTTGTTTCATGGCATCCAAGATCATTTGGTTGATGTCTCTCAAGCAGATCACTTTGTGGAAGCTTTAAAGTCAGCCGGAGCCAAAGATATTAATTATCATCGCTTTGAGGCATCTGGACATGGTGTTTTTAGTCAATGTAGAAAAAAAACTCATCGCCTGATGGAAGAGTTCTTCGCAAGAACCTTAATGAAACAGGAACGCTCACTTTCGCAAGCACAACCGTAA
- a CDS encoding amidophosphoribosyltransferase has translation MSELFHECGIAAVYHLPNSDPSPLAPMGDPGKTSQLISRLLLDIQNRGQLAAGMTTFNPARNQLIDTHKDVGTVTEVFQLNHQNAFNNLMKKYQGSAAIGHVRYATCGKDERSYAQPFERHHIQKSKWFSFGFNGQLANYQELCQEILAESDFHLARETDTEILMHLISQELSKENPGELFDILGNLSQRLDGAYNIVFLDALGNMFVSRDPVGIRPLCYAFDGSLFAAASESVALANMGFDADEIHSLPPGSAIVIQDGKLTIREYAKPMQKAHCFFEWIYFANVCSTLDDQSVYIVRKRLGEELAQQETVPIDKDTIVVPVPDTAKAAADSMAFNLSVPSLEGLIRNRYIGRTFIEGANRQDKVRAKYTPLPEVLEDKRVLLVEDTIVRSTTMKALISQLKERGRAREVHVRVACPPIIGPCFYGIDMSTINELFAPRFLQGGEMTPEVEQAMAKAIGADSLKYLPKESIARAVGLPDNSLCQACIDTTYPTEAGRKLYQIAVENSQNDSGNDPHRTYDVSLTSPVRS, from the coding sequence ATGTCGGAACTCTTCCACGAATGTGGCATTGCTGCCGTCTATCATCTTCCCAACAGCGACCCCAGTCCTCTGGCCCCTATGGGAGACCCTGGTAAGACATCGCAACTGATCTCCCGGTTACTGCTGGATATTCAAAATCGTGGTCAGTTGGCGGCTGGCATGACGACGTTTAACCCTGCAAGAAACCAGTTAATCGACACACACAAAGACGTAGGTACCGTCACCGAAGTATTCCAACTCAATCATCAGAACGCCTTTAACAATCTGATGAAAAAGTACCAGGGCTCTGCTGCCATTGGTCATGTGCGTTATGCTACCTGTGGGAAAGATGAACGGAGCTATGCTCAACCTTTCGAACGGCATCACATTCAGAAATCGAAGTGGTTCAGCTTTGGCTTTAACGGGCAACTGGCAAACTACCAGGAACTCTGTCAGGAAATTCTGGCTGAATCCGATTTTCATCTCGCGCGAGAAACGGATACTGAAATTCTGATGCATTTGATCTCTCAGGAACTTTCGAAAGAAAATCCCGGGGAACTCTTTGACATTCTGGGAAATCTCAGCCAACGTCTGGACGGTGCCTACAATATTGTCTTTCTGGATGCGTTAGGAAATATGTTTGTCTCGCGCGACCCGGTTGGAATTCGCCCTCTGTGTTACGCCTTTGATGGATCCCTTTTTGCTGCGGCCAGTGAGAGTGTGGCACTGGCAAACATGGGCTTTGATGCAGACGAGATTCACAGTCTCCCCCCTGGCTCGGCAATCGTCATTCAGGATGGAAAACTCACCATTCGTGAATATGCCAAACCGATGCAAAAAGCGCACTGCTTTTTTGAATGGATCTACTTCGCCAACGTTTGTAGCACACTCGATGACCAGAGTGTTTACATCGTTCGTAAACGACTGGGAGAAGAATTAGCTCAGCAAGAGACCGTTCCGATCGATAAAGATACGATCGTGGTCCCTGTCCCAGATACCGCAAAAGCGGCTGCAGATAGCATGGCCTTTAATTTGAGCGTTCCCAGTCTCGAAGGCCTCATTCGAAATCGCTATATCGGACGCACGTTTATCGAAGGCGCGAACCGTCAAGATAAGGTACGTGCTAAATACACCCCACTTCCTGAAGTTCTCGAAGACAAACGGGTGCTGCTTGTGGAAGATACGATCGTACGTTCAACCACAATGAAAGCGCTGATCAGCCAACTGAAAGAGCGCGGTCGAGCCCGAGAAGTTCACGTACGCGTGGCGTGCCCACCCATTATCGGCCCTTGTTTCTATGGCATTGATATGTCGACCATCAACGAGTTATTCGCCCCCCGTTTTCTACAGGGAGGCGAAATGACTCCGGAAGTGGAACAAGCGATGGCGAAGGCCATTGGTGCAGACAGCTTGAAATATCTGCCAAAGGAATCGATTGCTCGTGCCGTTGGGTTGCCTGACAATTCGCTCTGTCAGGCCTGTATCGATACGACTTATCCGACTGAAGCCGGTCGCAAGCTGTATCAAATCGCCGTCGAGAATTCGCAAAACGATAGTGGCAATGACCCCCATCGAACTTATGACGTTTCGCTTACCAGCCCTGTCAGATCTTAA
- a CDS encoding potassium channel family protein: protein MFFHTLSNMNQVRAQKQTVGQVIRIAGLLLGFTIFGTVGIRLIEGSSWLNSLYMIVITATTVGYEDPVTLSDNGKIFIIFYLMFGLGIFTYSVSQLGQWIVRQQMSSMLEQRRMQKSIANLRGHYIVCGIGRMGETISEYLHERGKPFVVIDSNEERLQAVCQPRGWFYVFGDATDDFILKSAGIDYAKALASALPGDADNVYVVLTARMLNPDFQIIARASDDKASEKIKHAGATRVVSPFRSGAVKIARFMIHPAVEDFVEVASKHVGGFQVADLQISESSPYCGKKLSETDFSDKGIMIIGICRLDQEPEMPPPSTTILNAGDSIFALGSSTAVNQLIEEFNGPDVFTEIEDSKA from the coding sequence ATGTTTTTTCATACATTGTCAAACATGAATCAGGTAAGAGCACAGAAGCAGACGGTAGGGCAGGTGATTCGCATTGCCGGGCTGCTGTTAGGGTTTACGATTTTTGGTACAGTGGGAATTCGCCTGATCGAGGGTTCTTCGTGGTTGAACAGTCTGTATATGATTGTGATTACCGCGACGACTGTGGGGTATGAAGACCCGGTTACTTTAAGTGACAATGGTAAAATTTTTATCATTTTCTATCTTATGTTTGGTTTGGGAATCTTTACTTATAGTGTTTCCCAGCTCGGTCAGTGGATCGTTCGACAACAAATGAGTTCGATGTTGGAGCAACGACGAATGCAGAAATCAATTGCGAATTTACGTGGGCATTACATTGTGTGTGGCATCGGTCGCATGGGGGAAACCATTAGCGAATACCTCCACGAACGGGGAAAGCCATTTGTGGTGATTGACAGTAACGAAGAGCGTTTACAGGCAGTTTGTCAGCCACGCGGTTGGTTTTACGTTTTTGGTGATGCGACCGATGACTTTATTCTGAAAAGCGCGGGCATCGATTACGCAAAAGCTCTGGCGTCTGCTTTACCCGGTGATGCTGATAATGTGTATGTCGTATTAACGGCACGAATGCTCAACCCTGACTTTCAGATTATTGCTCGTGCAAGTGATGATAAAGCGAGCGAAAAAATCAAGCATGCTGGAGCGACCCGTGTTGTGAGCCCCTTTCGCAGCGGTGCAGTTAAGATCGCTCGTTTTATGATTCACCCCGCCGTGGAAGATTTTGTTGAAGTCGCCAGCAAGCATGTTGGCGGATTCCAGGTTGCCGATTTACAGATCAGCGAAAGTAGCCCTTATTGCGGAAAAAAGTTGAGTGAAACCGACTTCAGTGATAAAGGAATCATGATCATTGGTATTTGTCGACTGGATCAGGAGCCTGAGATGCCCCCTCCCAGCACGACGATTCTCAATGCCGGCGACAGTATTTTTGCCCTGGGTTCTTCGACGGCCGTTAATCAACTGATCGAAGAATTCAATGGGCCCGATGTATTCACTGAAATCGAAGACTCGAAAGCTTAA
- the hpnE gene encoding hydroxysqualene dehydroxylase HpnE, whose amino-acid sequence MGDKNSEAVIIGGGLAGLACAVTLADRGVSVSLFESRPRLGGRASSFEDKQAQALIDNCQHVSMGCCEEFNRFCQTVGISYCFRREKQLYFVGPAKSNNDLSASNESGARFKVNSFAASSWLPAPLHLLPAFGGLSYLSIQEKIELARGLKRLAQIPVDFNNEPTMAEWLSDQGQSQNVINRFWNVVLVSALSESLERISLSHAQKVFVDGFLRARDNWQVFIPTVPLEQLYGDVILRRLEQKQAKVHLQTGVERVQIEAGKVVGVQLRDGQDLSCERVIIAVPHQRVLSLLPDAFKGREFLESVEQIEAAPITSVHLWFDREITELPHAVFVDCLSQWMFNRSRIMQPSSETDFYYQIVISASHHLRGEERQGRSQKEIIAEVVEELSQIWPETRQAKLIHSRMVTEHQAVFSVQPGIEELRPSQRTDVSGLYLAGDWTSTGWPATMEGAVRSGLKAAEFLLDDLGRGESLLLQQTQTGILSKILFRL is encoded by the coding sequence TTGGGAGACAAAAACTCAGAAGCTGTCATCATTGGAGGTGGATTAGCCGGCTTGGCCTGTGCGGTCACACTTGCGGATCGGGGAGTATCGGTTTCATTATTTGAGTCTCGTCCCAGGTTGGGAGGGAGAGCTAGTTCCTTTGAGGATAAACAGGCACAGGCTCTCATTGATAATTGTCAGCACGTTAGTATGGGCTGCTGCGAAGAGTTTAATCGGTTTTGTCAAACAGTGGGAATCTCATACTGTTTTCGTAGAGAAAAACAGCTCTATTTTGTCGGGCCTGCTAAATCTAACAACGATCTCTCCGCTTCTAATGAATCCGGAGCACGGTTCAAGGTGAATTCATTTGCAGCGAGTTCATGGCTGCCGGCACCCTTGCATTTACTGCCCGCATTCGGAGGTCTTTCTTATTTATCGATTCAGGAAAAAATTGAATTGGCCCGTGGACTCAAGCGATTGGCTCAGATTCCCGTTGATTTCAACAATGAACCTACGATGGCAGAATGGCTTTCTGATCAGGGGCAATCTCAAAATGTGATCAATCGGTTTTGGAATGTAGTGTTGGTGAGTGCCTTAAGTGAAAGTCTGGAGCGTATTTCACTATCGCATGCACAAAAAGTTTTTGTCGATGGCTTTTTAAGAGCACGCGATAATTGGCAGGTCTTCATTCCCACTGTGCCACTCGAGCAGTTGTATGGTGATGTGATTCTAAGACGCCTGGAACAGAAACAGGCAAAAGTTCATCTGCAAACGGGAGTTGAGCGGGTTCAGATCGAAGCGGGAAAAGTGGTCGGTGTACAATTGCGGGATGGACAGGATCTTTCCTGCGAGCGTGTCATCATTGCAGTACCTCATCAGCGTGTTTTGTCCCTGTTACCTGATGCTTTTAAAGGACGCGAGTTTCTAGAAAGTGTCGAACAGATCGAAGCGGCTCCGATTACCAGCGTACATCTTTGGTTTGATCGGGAAATTACAGAACTTCCACATGCAGTTTTTGTAGATTGCCTTTCACAGTGGATGTTTAACCGTAGTCGGATTATGCAACCTTCTTCTGAGACAGATTTTTATTATCAGATCGTGATTTCTGCCAGTCACCATCTGCGAGGTGAAGAGAGGCAGGGGCGCTCTCAGAAAGAAATTATCGCAGAAGTTGTCGAGGAGCTAAGCCAAATCTGGCCTGAGACACGACAGGCAAAACTGATTCACAGCCGTATGGTAACGGAGCATCAGGCAGTCTTTTCTGTTCAACCAGGGATTGAAGAATTGCGCCCTTCACAGAGGACTGACGTGTCAGGTTTGTACCTCGCAGGAGATTGGACTTCTACCGGTTGGCCTGCCACGATGGAAGGGGCGGTTCGTAGCGGATTGAAGGCGGCTGAGTTCTTACTGGATGACCTGGGGCGAGGGGAATCATTATTATTACAGCAGACTCAGACTGGTATTCTATCCAAAATTCTCTTCAGACTGTAA
- the proB gene encoding glutamate 5-kinase: MSLTRREVIETAETLVIKIGTNVLSCADDSLDLKRIESLAEQIHRIKETGRRVVVVSSGAVGAGMGLLGLKERPKDLGHLQASAAVGQAHLIRRYDRCLQKHGYHAAQLLVTANDFKHRTRYLNVRNTIHTLFEYGAVPIVNENDTVSIHEIKFGDNDHLAAMVTSLVKKPLLVVLSVVDGLFDGDPGLQTSSRISLVQDWTPELLALATDDSSTLGTGGMKSKLHAVRSATAVGENVIIANGTEEGVLDRILKAEDVGTLFLAQGATVSAWKRWIGYTIRPKGKFHLDDGATKAIREGGKSLLAIGIRSIEGTFESGEVVTLVSPTGEEFARGLSNYNSGDMEKIAMRRSDQIATILGGVPYSEVIHRDNLAVLENHPAL; this comes from the coding sequence GTGAGTCTTACAAGGCGTGAAGTGATCGAGACGGCGGAAACGCTCGTTATTAAAATTGGAACAAACGTTCTCTCTTGCGCAGACGATAGTCTCGACCTGAAACGGATCGAATCCCTGGCGGAGCAGATTCACCGTATTAAGGAAACAGGACGTCGCGTGGTTGTTGTGTCTAGTGGCGCGGTTGGGGCAGGAATGGGACTTTTGGGGCTGAAAGAACGCCCTAAAGACCTTGGTCACTTACAGGCCTCTGCTGCTGTGGGACAGGCGCATTTAATCCGCCGCTATGATCGTTGTCTGCAAAAACATGGGTATCACGCAGCCCAGCTACTGGTCACGGCCAATGATTTCAAGCACCGTACTCGTTATCTAAACGTACGCAATACAATTCATACTTTATTCGAGTATGGTGCTGTTCCTATAGTGAATGAAAATGATACGGTTAGCATTCATGAAATTAAATTTGGAGACAACGATCATCTGGCAGCAATGGTGACCAGCCTCGTAAAGAAGCCCTTGCTCGTGGTTCTCTCTGTCGTGGATGGCCTCTTTGATGGTGATCCGGGATTACAAACGAGTTCCCGAATATCTCTCGTTCAGGATTGGACACCCGAATTATTGGCGCTTGCAACCGACGATAGCAGTACCCTGGGAACGGGAGGTATGAAATCCAAGCTGCATGCGGTTCGCTCTGCGACAGCGGTAGGTGAAAATGTCATCATTGCAAATGGAACAGAAGAAGGTGTTCTCGACCGCATTCTCAAGGCTGAAGATGTCGGCACACTATTTCTGGCACAGGGAGCCACTGTTTCTGCCTGGAAACGTTGGATTGGTTACACCATTCGTCCGAAAGGAAAGTTTCACCTCGATGATGGTGCAACGAAAGCCATCCGTGAAGGGGGAAAATCACTGTTAGCAATTGGCATTCGTTCCATTGAGGGAACATTTGAAAGTGGTGAAGTCGTCACACTGGTCAGCCCGACAGGTGAAGAATTTGCGCGCGGGTTGAGTAATTACAATTCGGGTGATATGGAAAAGATTGCCATGCGACGTTCGGATCAAATCGCCACGATCTTAGGGGGCGTGCCCTATTCCGAAGTGATTCATCGAGACAATCTGGCGGTTCTCGAAAACCATCCTGCTCTGTAG
- a CDS encoding GntR family transcriptional regulator, whose protein sequence is MASVVSKQLMHGSRRQTLVHQVLCKFFQGEYEPNQRMTVQSLAREWDVSATPVREALVELEGIGIVDIYPNRGAVLRNFGAKQLHEICQVRRILESEATRCACGHITPHELSKLTEVFSELATAKRTVTWSERTQEWDDYLHELIYRQCGSERLSHEINRYRILYRTLRQVRHSKRQTVKNYAYMEENAEHLKIVQALAAGDPEKAAQAMNDHLLQTPIGLERDLFQQRDS, encoded by the coding sequence ATGGCTAGCGTTGTTTCAAAACAATTAATGCATGGTTCTCGAAGGCAGACGCTTGTGCATCAGGTTTTATGCAAGTTCTTCCAGGGAGAGTATGAGCCAAATCAGCGAATGACCGTTCAGTCATTAGCGAGGGAATGGGATGTGAGTGCGACACCCGTTCGAGAAGCATTGGTCGAATTGGAAGGAATTGGCATCGTCGATATTTATCCTAATCGTGGTGCTGTTCTACGGAATTTTGGGGCAAAGCAACTTCATGAAATTTGTCAGGTACGCCGAATTCTGGAAAGTGAAGCGACACGCTGTGCCTGCGGTCACATCACACCTCATGAATTATCAAAGTTGACTGAAGTCTTTAGCGAATTAGCAACCGCGAAAAGAACGGTCACATGGTCGGAAAGAACGCAAGAATGGGACGACTATCTCCACGAACTGATTTATCGTCAGTGTGGGAGCGAACGGTTATCCCATGAGATTAATCGATACAGAATATTATATCGAACCTTAAGGCAAGTCAGGCACAGTAAACGACAGACTGTCAAGAACTATGCATACATGGAAGAAAATGCAGAACATCTGAAAATTGTGCAAGCACTGGCAGCAGGAGATCCTGAAAAAGCAGCCCAGGCGATGAACGATCATTTGCTACAGACTCCAATCGGGCTGGAACGCGACCTGTTTCAACAGCGAGATTCGTAA